The nucleotide sequence GATCCTGATCCGGGCGCTGTACGACGACGATCCCGGAGTGCAGGCGCAAGCGGCGGAGAGTCTCGGCGAGATCGGGGCGAGGGGGGCGGTTCACGCTTTGGCGCTGGTCGCGCTCAAGGGGCAGCTCCACGGGCGCAGATTCGAGGTACGCAAAGCGGCGGTGCGGGCGCTGGGCCGCATCGGGTGTCCGGAAGCGGTGCCGGCGCTGACGGAGATCATGCGCAAGCACGGCTTGCTGTTTCGCGAGCGCGTCGAGGAGCTCTGCGCCCTGGCGGCGGCCGCGCTCGCCCAGATCCCCGGCCCCGAGGCGCAGCAGGCCCTCGCCGACTGCGCGACGCCGGGGGCGGCGGCGAACGCGCGCCGCGCCGAGTGCGCGGCAACCGGGCCTGCCACCGCCGACGGAGACCGCCATGGCTGATGCCCAGACCATGACCGCCGCCGCGCCCACCATGCGCACGCTCATCCAGGAGCTGGTGAGCGCCCTCACCCGCGCGATGAGGAACATCACCTTCTACCCGCCAGAGCATCCGATGGTGGCGGAGATGATGGCGGCGGCGGCGCGCGCAGTGGAGCGCGTCGTCGCCCACGGGGAATGCCTGATCAAGTTCATCAACGGCGAAGTCGTGGTTGATGATCGGCCGTTGTTCGACGCGACCAGTTCGGTCGGCAGCTTCGTGGGCGCGTGCCACAACCGAGAGATCGAGAGCATCGCCTTCGTGCCGGGGGTCAAGGCGAGCGAAACGGGGGAGCTGATCAGACTGCTGGCGGCCGACCCCCAGGAGGTGCGAGAGCAGGGGGGAGCGTCCGCCGTGCTCGGGCGGCGCGGGGTGACGCATATCGCGGTGGACACCCTGCAGACGCTGACGCAGGGGGCGCGCCGGGAGCAGTCGCTGTCGCCGGTGCGTGAGACCTATGCCGGCGCGCTCGACGTCATGCGCAGCGCGGTGCGGCGCGCGCGGATCGGCCGGCCCCTCAACGTCGAGGGGGCGGAGTGCGCGGTGGATCGGCTGGTGGACGGCATCCTGCGCGAGCAATCAGCGATGCTGGGGCTGGTGTCGGTCAAGAACTATGACGAATACACCTTCACCCATGCCCTGCACATCTGCATCCTGTGCCTGGGATTGGGGCGCGCCATCGGCCTCGGCCCCGAGCGTCTG is from Armatimonadota bacterium and encodes:
- a CDS encoding HD-GYP domain-containing protein; translated protein: MADAQTMTAAAPTMRTLIQELVSALTRAMRNITFYPPEHPMVAEMMAAAARAVERVVAHGECLIKFINGEVVVDDRPLFDATSSVGSFVGACHNREIESIAFVPGVKASETGELIRLLAADPQEVREQGGASAVLGRRGVTHIAVDTLQTLTQGARREQSLSPVRETYAGALDVMRSAVRRARIGRPLNVEGAECAVDRLVDGILREQSAMLGLVSVKNYDEYTFTHALHICILCLGLGRAIGLGPERLRELGVSALLHDVGKVFVPLEILRKPDKLTPDEFKTIARHPIDGALILFGQERAPAVAPVVAFEHHLCCDGTGYPQIAERRAGARHAVPLHLYSLMVAIADVFDALTTERPYRPPLTPERALEMMQESEREQFEPRLLGRFTEMLGKYPAGTLVRLSSGALAIVARPNPADAARPLVHVIIEDGLRRSLMPGEVDLGQRDPRSGVPRLEIVEVLDPALAGVEVSELLGALTPSPAPG